Proteins from one Catenuloplanes atrovinosus genomic window:
- a CDS encoding YggT family protein, translating to MLALISTVLLLFQFLLIARALLDWSTVLAGPSMPGSFRDRATRVVHAVTEPVLAPVRRILPPVRLGAVGIDLSFIVVFAVVVLLQAFI from the coding sequence ATGCTCGCCCTGATCAGCACGGTCCTGCTGCTGTTCCAGTTCCTGCTCATCGCCCGCGCCCTGCTCGACTGGAGCACGGTGCTGGCCGGCCCGTCGATGCCCGGCTCGTTCCGCGACCGCGCCACCCGCGTCGTGCACGCGGTCACCGAGCCCGTCCTCGCCCCGGTCCGCCGCATCCTGCCTCCGGTCCGCCTGGGCGCGGTCGGCATCGACCTCTCCTTCATCGTGGTCTTCGCCGTCGTCGTCCTGCTCCAGGCCTTCATCTGA